Within Bacillus sp. FJAT-45350, the genomic segment TCTTGCTATATGGGGTTCGCACAATTCTTGAATTAGCTCTTTAGAAACTTGATTCATACCCAACTCCAATCGCTCAATATGACTTATAATCATAGTTTAAACGGAAAGTTCATTATATTCTAGATTAATAATTATAAAATTAGACAGCGTTCTACTAAAAAACCTACCAACAGTTTGAATGAAAAATTGTTGGTAGGTTCCACTATACAATATATGAACTAACTGTTATCTCCTTACTCGTTTGTTTCCTGTTCCCACTTAGAAATTTCCTCTCTTACTCGAGGCGCCACTTCTGTCCCTAATAATTCTATTGACTTCATAACGTCCTCATGAGGCATTGTACCAACAGGGCAATGAAGCATAAAACGAGTGATTCCTACATTTTTACGTAGATGAATAATTTTCTCTGCTACTGTTTTTGAATCTCCTACATATAGAGCCCCTTCAAAACTTCTTGCAGCGTCAAAGCTCGACCGGTCATAATGCCCCCAACCTCTCTCACGCCCAATCACATTCATTACATGCTGAGTAGATGGGAAGAACTTATCGGCAGCTGTCTCTGTGTCCTCTGCAACAAAGCCATGGGAATGCGACGCAATTGGTAATTTGGAAATGTCATGTCCAGCTCTCTCAGCCGACCTTTTATAAAGCTCTACAAGTGGGGCAAACTGAAGCGGGCTTCCGCCAATAATTGCCAAAACCAGTGGCAACCCTAGTTTCCCTGCACGAATAACAGATTCCATATTCCCACCGCTGCCAATCCATACTGGGAGTGGGTCTTGAACAGGACGAGGATATACACCTCGGTTTTGAATCGCAGGACGGTGTCCACCTTTCCATGTAACTTTTTCAGTTTCACGTAGCTTTAACAGTAGTTCCAATTTCTCATCGAACAGTTCATTGTAATCTTGTAAATCGTATCCAAACAATGGAAAAGACTCGATAAAAGAACCTCTCCCTGCCATAATCTCTGCCCGACCATTAGAAATAGCATCAACAGTCGAAAAATCTTGGAATACACGTACTGGATCAGCAGAGGAAAGAACTGTTACTGCACTTGTTAATCTTATCTTTTTTGTTTGTGCTGCAGCTGCTGCTAGAATAACTGCCGGTGCAGATGCTGCAAAGTCTTCTCGATGATGCTCCCCGACACCAAAGACATCCAAACCTACTTTATCAGCAAGAACAATTTCTTCAACAACGTCACGTATTCGCTTTGCATGACTAATTACTTCACCTGTTTTCGGATCTGGGGTTGTTTCAACGAAGGTGCTTAATCCTATTTCCATAATAAAGTTCCTCCCATTCAAGTCTCATTTTTGTATTACTTATGTATATATTATTTTGGAGGTTTGTGTTTTGGAATGCAAGCTTTTATGATTGTTGAAATTTCCATGAGGACCACTAATGATTTGAATATAAAATACTCAACTCCAAAAAGGCGACCGCTTTAATTGAGCGATCGCAACTGAGTACTATAATAAAAAAGATAAAGTAAATATTACAACAGATAGATAAAAAAGAATCTCAAACCAAGGTTTTCGGTGACTGTTAATTAAGGTAATCGCCTTATAACCACACCTAGCAATAATTATAATCAGTGCAAGCTGAATAAGTACTGTAGGAAT encodes:
- a CDS encoding LLM class flavin-dependent oxidoreductase encodes the protein MEIGLSTFVETTPDPKTGEVISHAKRIRDVVEEIVLADKVGLDVFGVGEHHREDFAASAPAVILAAAAAQTKKIRLTSAVTVLSSADPVRVFQDFSTVDAISNGRAEIMAGRGSFIESFPLFGYDLQDYNELFDEKLELLLKLRETEKVTWKGGHRPAIQNRGVYPRPVQDPLPVWIGSGGNMESVIRAGKLGLPLVLAIIGGSPLQFAPLVELYKRSAERAGHDISKLPIASHSHGFVAEDTETAADKFFPSTQHVMNVIGRERGWGHYDRSSFDAARSFEGALYVGDSKTVAEKIIHLRKNVGITRFMLHCPVGTMPHEDVMKSIELLGTEVAPRVREEISKWEQETNE